A genomic segment from Pseudomonadota bacterium encodes:
- a CDS encoding diguanylate cyclase yields MTEFPGSIKTPTIDEVESSFMQLTEAINSHRKWLAEWNTRIICGIYVEEQYASEESHKQCYFGRWFYGKRNNFLEQKPEFTGLEKQHRLVHEQMRNIVMKANRGESIARVEYDNFVRSDGAFTESLMNLRDDLFKLMLSFDYLTGAFNREAFFRILEQEHSRVKRFNEPACLVLLDIDRFKKINDHLGHTAGDRALASIANFIMENMRPYDSICRYGGEEFMICMPKTTVETSHHLIDRVREELSKKTIYDVSGTKRLNISASFGIAPLSANEELKDTIEHADKVLYHAKANGRNKVGVWPANA; encoded by the coding sequence ATGACAGAGTTCCCCGGTTCCATCAAAACTCCGACTATTGACGAAGTCGAATCATCTTTCATGCAGCTCACCGAAGCAATCAACAGCCATCGAAAATGGCTTGCGGAATGGAATACGAGAATAATCTGCGGGATCTATGTTGAAGAGCAGTACGCTTCTGAAGAGTCCCATAAACAATGCTATTTCGGGCGCTGGTTTTATGGGAAACGCAATAACTTTCTGGAGCAGAAACCGGAGTTTACGGGGCTGGAAAAACAACACCGACTGGTGCATGAGCAGATGCGCAACATCGTCATGAAAGCGAATAGAGGCGAAAGCATTGCCCGGGTTGAATACGACAATTTTGTCCGTTCCGATGGCGCGTTCACAGAGTCTCTCATGAATCTGCGGGACGACCTGTTCAAACTGATGCTTTCTTTTGATTATCTGACCGGCGCCTTTAACCGGGAGGCTTTCTTCCGCATCCTCGAACAGGAACATTCCCGGGTAAAGAGGTTTAACGAACCCGCCTGCCTCGTTTTGCTCGATATCGACCGGTTTAAAAAAATCAATGATCATCTGGGACATACTGCCGGCGACAGGGCGCTGGCCTCCATCGCCAATTTCATCATGGAGAACATGCGCCCTTACGATTCAATCTGCCGGTATGGCGGCGAGGAATTTATGATCTGTATGCCGAAAACAACGGTTGAGACGTCACATCATCTTATCGACCGGGTCAGGGAAGAACTGAGCAAAAAAACAATTTATGACGTGTCCGGCACAAAACGGCTCAATATTTCCGCATCGTTCGGCATCGCCCCACTCTCGGCAAATGAAGAACTGAAAGACACCATTGAACATGCCGACAAGGTCCTTTATCACGCCAAGGCAAACGGTCGCAACAAGGTCGGCGTCTGGCCGGCAAACGCCTGA